The following are encoded in a window of Panicum virgatum strain AP13 chromosome 5N, P.virgatum_v5, whole genome shotgun sequence genomic DNA:
- the LOC120674041 gene encoding uncharacterized protein LOC120674041 isoform X1: MAMAAVAVKRAGCVIRPPPSHAPVAASSGRRASRPEPHNSRPSGRCLTRSAPSLADPPTIARVLLLRRPPTRPIRSIPRGGRRRLQPVPGRRKPWIRPCSASARSSDHYPSQVHRPPVIFGCLLRHLIGHCSYQLKVPCTMTENIKLKLQRMVIISSELAHTHLLVTSLVRYQSGFMVKIRSCYHQYYYPWVVRKGTEITQLVALRELTSESFLSLPGITLLAVPEQEICLLNHPSGSASTDG; the protein is encoded by the exons ATGGCTATGGCCGCGGTGGCTGTCAAGCGCGCCGGTTGCGTCATTCGGCCGCCGCCCTCACACGCGCCGGTTGCGGCCTCCAGCGGCCGCCGTGCCTCGCGGCCGGAGCCTCACAACAGCCGGCCCAGCGGCCGCTGCCTCACAAGATCCGCTCCATCCCTCGCGGATCCGCCCACTATCGCGCGCGTTCTTCTCCTCCGTCGCCCGCCCACCCGTCCGATCCGCTCCATCCCTCGCGGAGGCCGGCGGAGGCTGCAACCGGTTCCGGGAAGGCGGAAGCCGTGGATCCGCCCCTGTTCTGCGTCCGCCAGATCCTCCGACCACTATCCTAGTCAG GTTCACCGTCCACCAGTGATTTTTGGTTGCTTGCTCCGCCACCTGATAGGCCACTGCTCCTATCAGTTAAAG GTCCCTTGTACGATGACAGAGAATATAAAGTTGAAGCTTCAAAG GATGGTTATCATCTCAAGCGAACTGGCCCATACACATTTGCTTGTCACAAGCTTGGTCAGATATCAGTCCGGATTTATGGTGAAAATTCGGAGCTGCTACCATCAGTATTATTATCCTTGGGTGGTGAGGAAGGGTACAGAAATAACTCAATTAGTAGCTCTGAGGGAACTTACATCAGAAAGTTTTCTTTCCCTTCCAGGAATCACGCTGTTGGCTGTACCTGAACAGGAGATTTGTCTACTGAATCATCCATCTGGATCAG
- the LOC120674041 gene encoding uncharacterized protein LOC120674041 isoform X4 produces MAMAAVAVKRAGCVIRPPPSHAPVAASSGRRASRPEPHNSRPSGRCLTRSAPSLADPPTIARVLLLRRPPTRPIRSIPRGGRRRLQPVPGRRKPWIRPCSASARSSDHYPSQVHRPPVIFGCLLRHLIGHCSYQLKVPCTMTENIKLKLQRMVIISSELAHTHLLVTSLVRYQSGFMVKIRSCYHQYYYPWVVRKGITLLAVPEQEICLLNHPSGSGTPPR; encoded by the exons ATGGCTATGGCCGCGGTGGCTGTCAAGCGCGCCGGTTGCGTCATTCGGCCGCCGCCCTCACACGCGCCGGTTGCGGCCTCCAGCGGCCGCCGTGCCTCGCGGCCGGAGCCTCACAACAGCCGGCCCAGCGGCCGCTGCCTCACAAGATCCGCTCCATCCCTCGCGGATCCGCCCACTATCGCGCGCGTTCTTCTCCTCCGTCGCCCGCCCACCCGTCCGATCCGCTCCATCCCTCGCGGAGGCCGGCGGAGGCTGCAACCGGTTCCGGGAAGGCGGAAGCCGTGGATCCGCCCCTGTTCTGCGTCCGCCAGATCCTCCGACCACTATCCTAGTCAG GTTCACCGTCCACCAGTGATTTTTGGTTGCTTGCTCCGCCACCTGATAGGCCACTGCTCCTATCAGTTAAAG GTCCCTTGTACGATGACAGAGAATATAAAGTTGAAGCTTCAAAG GATGGTTATCATCTCAAGCGAACTGGCCCATACACATTTGCTTGTCACAAGCTTGGTCAGATATCAGTCCGGATTTATGGTGAAAATTCGGAGCTGCTACCATCAGTATTATTATCCTTGGGTGGTGAGGAAGG GAATCACGCTGTTGGCTGTACCTGAACAGGAGATTTGTCTACTGAATCATCCATCTGGATCAG
- the LOC120674041 gene encoding uncharacterized protein LOC120674041 isoform X8, with product MAMAAVAVKRAGCVIRPPPSHAPVAASSGRRASRPEPHNSRPSGRCLTRSAPSLADPPTIARVLLLRRPPTRPIRSIPRGGRRRLQPVPGRRKPWIRPCSASARSSDHYPSQVHRPPVIFGCLLRHLIGHCSYQLKDGYHLKRTGPYTFACHKLGQISVRIYGENSELLPSVLLSLGGITLLAVPEQEICLLNHPSGSGTPPR from the exons ATGGCTATGGCCGCGGTGGCTGTCAAGCGCGCCGGTTGCGTCATTCGGCCGCCGCCCTCACACGCGCCGGTTGCGGCCTCCAGCGGCCGCCGTGCCTCGCGGCCGGAGCCTCACAACAGCCGGCCCAGCGGCCGCTGCCTCACAAGATCCGCTCCATCCCTCGCGGATCCGCCCACTATCGCGCGCGTTCTTCTCCTCCGTCGCCCGCCCACCCGTCCGATCCGCTCCATCCCTCGCGGAGGCCGGCGGAGGCTGCAACCGGTTCCGGGAAGGCGGAAGCCGTGGATCCGCCCCTGTTCTGCGTCCGCCAGATCCTCCGACCACTATCCTAGTCAG GTTCACCGTCCACCAGTGATTTTTGGTTGCTTGCTCCGCCACCTGATAGGCCACTGCTCCTATCAGTTAAAG GATGGTTATCATCTCAAGCGAACTGGCCCATACACATTTGCTTGTCACAAGCTTGGTCAGATATCAGTCCGGATTTATGGTGAAAATTCGGAGCTGCTACCATCAGTATTATTATCCTTGGGTG GAATCACGCTGTTGGCTGTACCTGAACAGGAGATTTGTCTACTGAATCATCCATCTGGATCAG
- the LOC120674041 gene encoding uncharacterized protein LOC120674041 isoform X9 gives MAMAAVAVKRAGCVIRPPPSHAPVAASSGRRASRPEPHNSRPSGRCLTRSAPSLADPPTIARVLLLRRPPTRPIRSIPRGGRRRLQPVPGRRKPWIRPCSASARSSDHYPSQVHRPPVIFGCLLRHLIGHCSYQLKDGYHLKRTGPYTFACHKLGQISVRIYGENSELLPSVLLSLGGEEGNHAVGCT, from the exons ATGGCTATGGCCGCGGTGGCTGTCAAGCGCGCCGGTTGCGTCATTCGGCCGCCGCCCTCACACGCGCCGGTTGCGGCCTCCAGCGGCCGCCGTGCCTCGCGGCCGGAGCCTCACAACAGCCGGCCCAGCGGCCGCTGCCTCACAAGATCCGCTCCATCCCTCGCGGATCCGCCCACTATCGCGCGCGTTCTTCTCCTCCGTCGCCCGCCCACCCGTCCGATCCGCTCCATCCCTCGCGGAGGCCGGCGGAGGCTGCAACCGGTTCCGGGAAGGCGGAAGCCGTGGATCCGCCCCTGTTCTGCGTCCGCCAGATCCTCCGACCACTATCCTAGTCAG GTTCACCGTCCACCAGTGATTTTTGGTTGCTTGCTCCGCCACCTGATAGGCCACTGCTCCTATCAGTTAAAG GATGGTTATCATCTCAAGCGAACTGGCCCATACACATTTGCTTGTCACAAGCTTGGTCAGATATCAGTCCGGATTTATGGTGAAAATTCGGAGCTGCTACCATCAGTATTATTATCCTTGGGTGGTGAGGAAGG GAATCACGCTGTTGGCTGTACCTGA
- the LOC120674041 gene encoding uncharacterized protein LOC120674041 isoform X2, which yields MAMAAVAVKRAGCVIRPPPSHAPVAASSGRRASRPEPHNSRPSGRCLTRSAPSLADPPTIARVLLLRRPPTRPIRSIPRGGRRRLQPVPGRRKPWIRPCSASARSSDHYPSQVHRPPVIFGCLLRHLIGHCSYQLKVPCTMTENIKLKLQRMVIISSELAHTHLLVTSLVRYQSGFMVKIRSCYHQYYYPWVVRKGTEITQLVALRELTSESFLSLPGITLLAVPEQEICLLNHPSGSGTPPR from the exons ATGGCTATGGCCGCGGTGGCTGTCAAGCGCGCCGGTTGCGTCATTCGGCCGCCGCCCTCACACGCGCCGGTTGCGGCCTCCAGCGGCCGCCGTGCCTCGCGGCCGGAGCCTCACAACAGCCGGCCCAGCGGCCGCTGCCTCACAAGATCCGCTCCATCCCTCGCGGATCCGCCCACTATCGCGCGCGTTCTTCTCCTCCGTCGCCCGCCCACCCGTCCGATCCGCTCCATCCCTCGCGGAGGCCGGCGGAGGCTGCAACCGGTTCCGGGAAGGCGGAAGCCGTGGATCCGCCCCTGTTCTGCGTCCGCCAGATCCTCCGACCACTATCCTAGTCAG GTTCACCGTCCACCAGTGATTTTTGGTTGCTTGCTCCGCCACCTGATAGGCCACTGCTCCTATCAGTTAAAG GTCCCTTGTACGATGACAGAGAATATAAAGTTGAAGCTTCAAAG GATGGTTATCATCTCAAGCGAACTGGCCCATACACATTTGCTTGTCACAAGCTTGGTCAGATATCAGTCCGGATTTATGGTGAAAATTCGGAGCTGCTACCATCAGTATTATTATCCTTGGGTGGTGAGGAAGGGTACAGAAATAACTCAATTAGTAGCTCTGAGGGAACTTACATCAGAAAGTTTTCTTTCCCTTCCAGGAATCACGCTGTTGGCTGTACCTGAACAGGAGATTTGTCTACTGAATCATCCATCTGGATCAG
- the LOC120674041 gene encoding uncharacterized protein LOC120674041 isoform X6, with protein sequence MAMAAVAVKRAGCVIRPPPSHAPVAASSGRRASRPEPHNSRPSGRCLTRSAPSLADPPTIARVLLLRRPPTRPIRSIPRGGRRRLQPVPGRRKPWIRPCSASARSSDHYPSQVHRPPVIFGCLLRHLIGHCSYQLKVPCTMTENIKLKLQRMVIISSELAHTHLLVTSLVRYQSGFMVKIRSCYHQYYYPWVESRCWLYLNRRFVY encoded by the exons ATGGCTATGGCCGCGGTGGCTGTCAAGCGCGCCGGTTGCGTCATTCGGCCGCCGCCCTCACACGCGCCGGTTGCGGCCTCCAGCGGCCGCCGTGCCTCGCGGCCGGAGCCTCACAACAGCCGGCCCAGCGGCCGCTGCCTCACAAGATCCGCTCCATCCCTCGCGGATCCGCCCACTATCGCGCGCGTTCTTCTCCTCCGTCGCCCGCCCACCCGTCCGATCCGCTCCATCCCTCGCGGAGGCCGGCGGAGGCTGCAACCGGTTCCGGGAAGGCGGAAGCCGTGGATCCGCCCCTGTTCTGCGTCCGCCAGATCCTCCGACCACTATCCTAGTCAG GTTCACCGTCCACCAGTGATTTTTGGTTGCTTGCTCCGCCACCTGATAGGCCACTGCTCCTATCAGTTAAAG GTCCCTTGTACGATGACAGAGAATATAAAGTTGAAGCTTCAAAG GATGGTTATCATCTCAAGCGAACTGGCCCATACACATTTGCTTGTCACAAGCTTGGTCAGATATCAGTCCGGATTTATGGTGAAAATTCGGAGCTGCTACCATCAGTATTATTATCCTTGGGTG GAATCACGCTGTTGGCTGTACCTGAACAGGAGATTTGTCTACTGA
- the LOC120674041 gene encoding uncharacterized protein LOC120674041 isoform X3, giving the protein MAMAAVAVKRAGCVIRPPPSHAPVAASSGRRASRPEPHNSRPSGRCLTRSAPSLADPPTIARVLLLRRPPTRPIRSIPRGGRRRLQPVPGRRKPWIRPCSASARSSDHYPSQVHRPPVIFGCLLRHLIGHCSYQLKVPCTMTENIKLKLQRMVIISSELAHTHLLVTSLVRYQSGFMVKIRSCYHQYYYPWVVRKGITLLAVPEQEICLLNHPSGSASTDG; this is encoded by the exons ATGGCTATGGCCGCGGTGGCTGTCAAGCGCGCCGGTTGCGTCATTCGGCCGCCGCCCTCACACGCGCCGGTTGCGGCCTCCAGCGGCCGCCGTGCCTCGCGGCCGGAGCCTCACAACAGCCGGCCCAGCGGCCGCTGCCTCACAAGATCCGCTCCATCCCTCGCGGATCCGCCCACTATCGCGCGCGTTCTTCTCCTCCGTCGCCCGCCCACCCGTCCGATCCGCTCCATCCCTCGCGGAGGCCGGCGGAGGCTGCAACCGGTTCCGGGAAGGCGGAAGCCGTGGATCCGCCCCTGTTCTGCGTCCGCCAGATCCTCCGACCACTATCCTAGTCAG GTTCACCGTCCACCAGTGATTTTTGGTTGCTTGCTCCGCCACCTGATAGGCCACTGCTCCTATCAGTTAAAG GTCCCTTGTACGATGACAGAGAATATAAAGTTGAAGCTTCAAAG GATGGTTATCATCTCAAGCGAACTGGCCCATACACATTTGCTTGTCACAAGCTTGGTCAGATATCAGTCCGGATTTATGGTGAAAATTCGGAGCTGCTACCATCAGTATTATTATCCTTGGGTGGTGAGGAAGG GAATCACGCTGTTGGCTGTACCTGAACAGGAGATTTGTCTACTGAATCATCCATCTGGATCAG
- the LOC120674041 gene encoding uncharacterized protein LOC120674041 isoform X5, with translation MAMAAVAVKRAGCVIRPPPSHAPVAASSGRRASRPEPHNSRPSGRCLTRSAPSLADPPTIARVLLLRRPPTRPIRSIPRGGRRRLQPVPGRRKPWIRPCSASARSSDHYPSQVHRPPVIFGCLLRHLIGHCSYQLKDGYHLKRTGPYTFACHKLGQISVRIYGENSELLPSVLLSLGGEEGYRNNSISSSEGTYIRKFSFPSRNHAVGCT, from the exons ATGGCTATGGCCGCGGTGGCTGTCAAGCGCGCCGGTTGCGTCATTCGGCCGCCGCCCTCACACGCGCCGGTTGCGGCCTCCAGCGGCCGCCGTGCCTCGCGGCCGGAGCCTCACAACAGCCGGCCCAGCGGCCGCTGCCTCACAAGATCCGCTCCATCCCTCGCGGATCCGCCCACTATCGCGCGCGTTCTTCTCCTCCGTCGCCCGCCCACCCGTCCGATCCGCTCCATCCCTCGCGGAGGCCGGCGGAGGCTGCAACCGGTTCCGGGAAGGCGGAAGCCGTGGATCCGCCCCTGTTCTGCGTCCGCCAGATCCTCCGACCACTATCCTAGTCAG GTTCACCGTCCACCAGTGATTTTTGGTTGCTTGCTCCGCCACCTGATAGGCCACTGCTCCTATCAGTTAAAG GATGGTTATCATCTCAAGCGAACTGGCCCATACACATTTGCTTGTCACAAGCTTGGTCAGATATCAGTCCGGATTTATGGTGAAAATTCGGAGCTGCTACCATCAGTATTATTATCCTTGGGTGGTGAGGAAGGGTACAGAAATAACTCAATTAGTAGCTCTGAGGGAACTTACATCAGAAAGTTTTCTTTCCCTTCCAGGAATCACGCTGTTGGCTGTACCTGA
- the LOC120674041 gene encoding uncharacterized protein LOC120674041 isoform X7, with the protein MAMAAVAVKRAGCVIRPPPSHAPVAASSGRRASRPEPHNSRPSGRCLTRSAPSLADPPTIARVLLLRRPPTRPIRSIPRGGRRRLQPVPGRRKPWIRPCSASARSSDHYPSQVHRPPVIFGCLLRHLIGHCSYQLKDGYHLKRTGPYTFACHKLGQISVRIYGENSELLPSVLLSLGGITLLAVPEQEICLLNHPSGSASTDG; encoded by the exons ATGGCTATGGCCGCGGTGGCTGTCAAGCGCGCCGGTTGCGTCATTCGGCCGCCGCCCTCACACGCGCCGGTTGCGGCCTCCAGCGGCCGCCGTGCCTCGCGGCCGGAGCCTCACAACAGCCGGCCCAGCGGCCGCTGCCTCACAAGATCCGCTCCATCCCTCGCGGATCCGCCCACTATCGCGCGCGTTCTTCTCCTCCGTCGCCCGCCCACCCGTCCGATCCGCTCCATCCCTCGCGGAGGCCGGCGGAGGCTGCAACCGGTTCCGGGAAGGCGGAAGCCGTGGATCCGCCCCTGTTCTGCGTCCGCCAGATCCTCCGACCACTATCCTAGTCAG GTTCACCGTCCACCAGTGATTTTTGGTTGCTTGCTCCGCCACCTGATAGGCCACTGCTCCTATCAGTTAAAG GATGGTTATCATCTCAAGCGAACTGGCCCATACACATTTGCTTGTCACAAGCTTGGTCAGATATCAGTCCGGATTTATGGTGAAAATTCGGAGCTGCTACCATCAGTATTATTATCCTTGGGTG GAATCACGCTGTTGGCTGTACCTGAACAGGAGATTTGTCTACTGAATCATCCATCTGGATCAG